A region from the Eleginops maclovinus isolate JMC-PN-2008 ecotype Puerto Natales chromosome 17, JC_Emac_rtc_rv5, whole genome shotgun sequence genome encodes:
- the kics2 gene encoding KICSTOR subunit 2, with amino-acid sequence MSEVEELRPVPRERAILESFFTQLGMFSFDRAKDYVEKEKDSSSRSGGAVWASLLGALGHLAAAEKAYHNMTFLGQKLGGQSFFTRKDSIRTLYTSLYNELRKVVSGGRHGVPGSASYLEDLLSHLSEQLCHFTQARMDLSELYEKLHALSGQKSVHSEELLSTLQAVTSKYCSKFHHPILCRVEECFQTELDVVLQLLRCQAQVSEWSFLPALLSLHAANSKLLAWGQLFQRQKETRKHLFGGQSQKAVQPPHLYLWLQRFQAALLAKFSFYFHEALSRQTVPGDMKALTARTTPDYHGKICSFIRKHDASNVSLVFDNRGSESFQGHGYHHPHSYREAPKGVEQFPAVVSLPTGERPLTHWPNVIMMMGDRAAELNTLDKVVHFYDDKVTSTYYLTRPEPHFTLVVIFDGRKSEKDLHIAAFLQEISGSLRNTKPFGSLKPGSKG; translated from the exons ATGTcggaggtggaggagctgcgTCCGGTCCCCCGGGAGAGGGCCATCCTGGAGAGCTTCTTCACTCAGCTCGGCATGTTCTCCTTCGACCGGGCGAAGGACTAtgtggagaaggagaaggacagCAGCAGCCGGAGCGGGGGGGCTGTGTGGGCTTCGCTGCTGGGGGCTCTGGGTCACCTGGCCGCGGCCGAAAAGGCCTACCACAACATGACATTCCTGGGGCAGAAATTGG gcGGCCAGTCCTTCTTCACCAGGAAGGACTCGATCCGCACCCTCTACACTTCACTGTACAACGAGCTGAGGAAGGTGGTGTCGGGGGGGCGTCACGGCGTGCCCGGCTCCGCCTCCTACCTGGAGGACCTGCTGTCCCACCTGTCAGAGCAGCTGTGCCACTTCACCCAGGCTCGCATGGACCTGTCGGAGCTGTACGAGAAGCTGCACGCTCTGAGCGGACAGAAGAGCGTGCACTCAGAGGAGCTGCTGAGCACGCTGCAGGCCGTCACCTCCAAGTACTGCTCCAA gttCCACCACCCAATCCTGTGCCGGGTGGAGGAGTGTTTCCAGACGGAGCTGGACGtggtgctgcagctgctgcgcTGCCAGGCTCAGGTATCTGAGTGGAGCTTCCTGCCGGCGCTGCTCAGTCTGCACGCCGCCAACTCCAAGCTGCTGGCCTGGGGTCAGCTGTTCCAGCGGCAGAAGGAGACACGGAAGCATCTTTTCGGAGGTCAGTCCCAGAAGGCCGTGCAGCCGCCGCACCTTTACCTGTGGCTGCAGCGCTTCCAGGCGGCGCTGCTCGCCAAGTTCAGCTTCTACTTCCACGAGGCGCTGAGCCGGCAGACGGTGCCCGGTGACATGAAGGCGCTGACGGCCCGCACGACGCCCGACTACCACGGCAAGATCTGCTCCTTCATCCGCAAGCACGACGCCAGCAACGTGTCACTGGTGTTCGACAACCGCGGCTCCGAGAGCTTCCAGGGCCACGGGTACCACCACCCGCACTCCTACCGCGAGGCCCCCAAGGGCGTGGAGCAGTTCCCCGCCGTGGTGTCGCTGCCCACAGGGGAACGCCCGCTCACGCACTGGCCCAACGTCATCATGATGATGGGGGACCGCGCCGCCGAGCTCAACACGCTGGACAAGGTGGTGCACTTCTACGACGACAAGGTGACCAGCACCTACTACCTGACCCGGCCCGAGCCTCACTTCACCCTCGTGGTGATCTTCGACGGCAGGAAGTCGGAGAAGGATCTGCACATCGCCGCCTTCCTGCAGGAGATCTCGGGATCGCTAAGGAACACCAAGCCCTTCGGCTCGCTCAAACCCGGATCCAAGGGCTGA
- the LOC134879196 gene encoding LOW QUALITY PROTEIN: SLIT-ROBO Rho GTPase-activating protein 1-like (The sequence of the model RefSeq protein was modified relative to this genomic sequence to represent the inferred CDS: deleted 1 base in 1 codon) — translation MSNSNKSKKDKEILAEYESQVKDVRAQLVEQQRCLEQQTEMRVQLLQDLQDFFRKKSEIETEYSRNLEKLAERFMAKTRSTKDHQQYKKDQNLLSPVNCWYLLLNQVRRESKDHATLSDLYLNNVISRLTHISEDSARLLKRSKEIIFQLQEDLMKLLNELYTVMKTYHMYHVETISAETKLREAERQEGRVKGVTGSGGGAEPVFGLRIEERHQRRNAARKMEKMREKRKAKYSENKLKTLKARNEYLLTLEATNASVFKYYIHDLPDIIDCCDLGYHSSLSRALRTYLSAELSLEASRRAGLEVLEGAVEGLDPARDRQRLLGLYPTAFCPPARFSFQSHMGDAVTQIASQPQLQAELTLRLTQLQTRLASLKIENEEVKKTWGATLTTLQDMTVLEDFDVSQSFTHSPSSESVKSSVSDGYLNKPSLAKKRANQQETELFYFTKFREYLEGSNLISKLQAKHDILKKALAEGYKAELLTTSRGRKNSHSKHQDSTKAIPLLVESCIRYINLHGLQHQGIFRVSGSQVEVNDIKNSFERGNDPLIDEESNHDINSVAGVLKLYFRGLENPLFPKERFNDLLSCVRIENMYERAQCVRKILLGVPRATLVVMRYLFAFLNHLSQYSDENMMDAGNLAIVFGPTLLPTPDALDQVACQAHVNEVIKTVILNHDNIFPDTKELPGPVYEKCMTGDQYCESPFSEPGALEEAEPDGGTETQTSDEEGEGVEAVARFDYVGRSGRELSFKKGASLLLFQRASHDWWEGRSNGSRGLVPHQYIVLKDRNDVMSDSLSQKADSDGGSSSTDDKRSRSELSSPTDLRPPDTYNSHRRKRTDGLFRRPLGRSSDCHGNGGVMDRGSPPVTSGHFSPRELLLGRGQVMTPPLDSPERRRRSAAAVTMTVSRHDSLRRPEDTPIRRSSSGNHGFTDQHRTLAQDLQETVTVALGEFRHLERGGCRPAPDVVLDTLEMMKNGPPTACSSESPSPHSTPSTPGTPGTPGTPSPLSPLSPLSPLPGPPPRPTNPSPDTLGSFKPVAAARMGPPLRPPALKPKPMVPPKSSTPPLPPPLDKSCTM, via the exons atgtgcGGGCGCAGTTGGTGGAGCAGCAGCGGTGTCTGGAGCAGCAGACGGAGATGCgggtgcagctgctgcaggatctGCAGGACTTCTTCAGGAAAAAGTCCGAGATCGAGACGGAGTATTCCAGAAACCTGGAGAAGCTCGCCGAGAGGTTCATGGCCAAAACACGCAGCACCAAGGACCACCAGCAGTACAA GAAGGACCAGAACCTGCTCTCTCCGGTGAACTGCTGGTACCTGCTGCTGAACCAG gtgaggagggagagcaAGGACCACGCCACCCTGAGCGACCTCTACCTGAACAACGTCATCTCCCGCCTCACTCACATCAGCGAGGACTCGGCCCGCCTGCTCAAGAGG AGTAAGGAGATCATCTTCCAGCTTCAGGAAGACCTCATGAAGCTTCTCAACGAGCTCTACACC GTGATGAAGACGTACCACATGTACCACGTGGAGACGATCAGCGCGGAGACCAAGCTGAGGGAGGCGGAGCGCCAGGAGGGTCGGGTGAAGGGCGTGACGGGGTCGGGCGGTGGGGCGGAGCCTGTGTTCGGCCTGAGGATCGAGGAGCGCCATCAGAGACGCAACGCCGCCCGCAAGATGGAGAAGATGAGGGAGAAG AGGAAGGCGAAGTACTCTGAGAACAAACTGAAGACGCTGAAGGCGAGGAACGAGTACCTGCTGACTCTGGAGGCAACCAACGCCTCCGTCTTCAAGTACTACATCCACGACCTGCCCGACATCATCGAC TGCTGTGACCTAGGGTACCACTCCAGTCTGAGCCGGGCCCTGAGGACCTACCTGTCTGCAGAGCTGAGTCTGGAGGCCTCCCGGCGGGCGGGGCTGGAGGTCCTGGAGGGGGCAGTGGAGGGTCTGGATCCAGCCCGGGACCGGCAGCGTCTGCTGGGCCTCTACCCCACCGCCTTCTGCCCCCCCGCGCGCTTCAGCTTCCAGTCCCACATGGGAGACGCA gtgACCCAGATCGCCTCCCAGCCTCAGCTGCAGGCCGAGCTCACACTGCGcctcacacagctgcagacacGCCTCGCCTCTCTGAAGATCGAGAACGaagag GTGAAGAAGACCTGGGGGGCGACCCTCACCACTCTGCAGGACATGACGGTTCTGGAGGACTTCGACGTGTCTCAGAGCTTCACTCACAGCCCGTCCTCCGAGTCCGTCAAGTCCAGCGTGTCGGACGGGTACCTGAACAAACCGAGCCTCGCCAAGAAACGGGCCAACCAGCAGGAGACGGAGCTCTTCTACTTCACC AAATTCCGCGAGTATCTGGAGGGAAGTAATCTGATCTCCAAACTGCAGGCCAAACACGACATCCTGAAGAAAGCTTTAGCCGAGG GATATAAAGCTGAGCTGCTGACCACCAG CCGTGGGCGGAAGAACTCCCATAGCAAGCATCAG GATTCAACTAAAGCCATACCCTTGCTTGTGGAGAGCTGCATCCGCTACATCAACCTGCACG GTCTGCAGCATCAGGGAATATTCCGGGTGTCGGGGTCACAGGTGGAGGTGAACGACATCAAGAACTCCTTCGAAAGAG GTAATGACCCGTTGATCGACGAGGAGAGTAACCACGACATCAACTCTGTGGCGGGGGTGTTGAAGCTTTACTTCAGGGGTCTGGAGAACCCGCTGTTCCCCAAAGAGAGGTTCAATGACCTGCTGTCCTGCGTCC GAATAGAGAACATGTACGAGAGGGCGCAGTGCGTCCGTAAGATCCTGCTGGGCGTCCCGCGAGCCACGCTGGTGGTGATGCGCTACCTGTTCGCCTTCCTCAACCA CCTGTCCCAGTACAGCGACGAGAACATGATGGATGCTGGGAACCTGGCCATCGTGTTCGGGCCGACGCTGCTGCCCACCCCCGACGCACTGGACCAGGTGGCCTGCCAGGCGCACGTCAATGAGGTCATCAAGACGGTCATCCTGAACCACGACAACATCTTCCCCGACACCAAGGAGCTGCCGGGGCCCGTCTACGAGAAGTGCATGACAGGGGACCAGTACTG cgaGAGTCCGTTCAGTGAGCCCGGCGCTCTGGAGGAGGCCGAGCCCGACGGCGGCACCGAGACTCAGACCAGCGACGAGG agggagagggcGTGGAGGCGGTGGCGAGGTTCGACTACGTGGGCCGGTCGGGCCGCGAACTCTCCTTCAAGAAGGGGGCGTCGCTGCTGCTGTTCCAGAGGGCGTCACATGACTGGTGGGAGGGGCGGAGCAACGGCAGCCGCGGCCTCGTGCCCCACCAGTACATCGTGCTGAAGGACAG gaacGACGTCATGTCCGACTCGCTCAGCCAGAAGGCGGACAGCGacggcggcagcagcagcaccgaTGATAAGAGATCCCGCAGCGAGCTGAGCTCCCCCACCGACCTGCGCCCCCCCGACACCTACAACAG tcACCGCAGGAAGCGTACGGACGGGCTGTTCCGGCGTCCTCTGGGCCGCTCCTCCGACTGCCACGGTAACGGGGGGGTGATGGACCGCGGCTCCCCCCCGGTGACGTCGGGTCACTTCAGCCCCCgggagctgctgctgggccGAGGTCAGGtgatgaccccc cccctcgaCAGCCCCGAGCGCCGCCGCCGCTCAGCAGCCGCCGTAACAATGACGGTGAGTCGCCATGACTCCCTGCGGCGCCCTGAGGACACGCCCATCAGGAGGTCCAGCAGCGGGAACCACGGCTTCACCGACCAACACCGCACACTggcacag GACCTCCAGGAGACGGTGACGGTGGCCCTCGGTGAGTTCCGGCACCTGGAGCGGGGGGGCTGCCGGCCGGCCCCCGACGTGGTACTGGACACCCTGGAGATGATGAAGAACGGCCCCCCCACTGCCTGCTCCTCCGAGTCCCCAAGCCCCCACAGCACCCCCAGCACCCCGGGCACCCCAGGGACTCCCGGGACCCCGAGCCCCCTCAGCCCTCTGAGCCCCCTCAGCCCGCTGCCCGGACCACCCCCCCGACCCACAAACCCCTCCCCAGACACCCTGGGCTCCTTTAAACCGGTGGCGGCCGCTCGCATGGGACCCCCCCTGCGGCCCCCCGCCCTGAAGCCCAAACCCATGGTCCCACCCAAGAGCAGCACCCCTCCTCTGCCCCCCCCGCTGGACAAATCCTGCACCATGTGA